The DNA region TGAAAAGAAAATTGATTTACCTCTAAATACTTATGATGTATTTATAAATATTTCAGGTGGTATAAAAATCAAAGAAAGTTCTGCGGATTTAGCTGTTGTTGCTGCTATTATTTCATCATTTAGAGATAGACCTATTTCAAAAGAGTCTGTATTTATTGGTGAAGTTTCACTAACTGGTGAGATTAAAGATGTTTATTCTATTGATATGAGATTAAAAGAAGCACAAGCACAAGGAATCAAAAAAGCAGTAATTGCTCAAAAAACAAAACTAAAACTTAATCTAAAAGAGTTTCCAGTAGATGAAGTTACAAAAATGATAGAACTATTTTAAAATAGTTCTATTATTTATTTTTAACTCTAATTTAACGTTTCTATTCTCTTTTTAGCACCACTCATTAGTCTTTCATTTGAAACTATTGCACGTGTATGAGTTCCTGTACCTACTTTTCCAGCTGAATCAACTACTTCAATAGAAAACTTATAAAGTTTTCCTTCCATTCCTTCAAATGTAGCAGTTGAAATTGCAGTATCACCCTCAAGTGTTGGTGCTAAATGTATAATATTTACTCCAACTCCAACAGATAATTCACCCTCTTTTAAAAAAGGAATTAATATTTTTGCAGCTGAACACTCCATAAGTGCCACCATTCTTGCAGTTGCAAAAACATCAGGAAAACCATCATCTGGTGATATATTTAAATTACTTGCTAAATCTGATTGTTTTACTTTAAATTCTATTTTATCTTGTGTTCCAATTTCTAAAGCCATAAAAAATCCTTTTAATTTATTTTGATAATTCTAACATATATTTAACATTAAATAAACTTAATCTAATTTTTTACTTAATCTACTAATATATAAAACTTTGCTACAATCGCGTAAATTAAAAGGTAAATAATGATTGATATTGAAAATAACACCTCTTTTGATGTACCAACATCGCTTATTGAAGATATAGCTTCATCTTTAACACAAAAAGATATTGAACTTATTATTGTACATAATGATGAAATTCGAGAATTAAATAGTGAGCATAGAAATATTAATAAAGCTACAGATGTTTTATCTTTTCCATTAGAATTTGATATGCCAAATATGCCTTTGGGTTCCATTGTAATTTCTTTAGATTTTGTAGAAGAAAAAGCAAAAGAGTATAAACATACAGACAAAGAAGAGTTTTGCCTTCTATTTATTCATGGTATATTGCATCTTTTAGGATATGACCACGAAGTTGATAATGGCGAACATAGAACAAAAGAAGAAGAATTAATCAAACAATTTAATTTACCAGATAGCTTAATAGTAAGGAACTCATAAAATGGACATTTTTATATTTATTGTTTCAATGGCTGCACTTATTTATGGTGCGGATTTTATCATTGAACAAAGTGAAAAGATTGCATTACATTATAAGATTTCAAGTTTTGTAATTGGTGCTACATTAGTTGCACTTGGAACTTCTCTACCTGAAATGGCAGTTTCAATGTCTGCTTCAATAAAAGGTAGTGGAGATATTGCAGTTGCAAATGTTATTGGTAGTACTATTTTCAATATTTCTTTAGTCCTTGGAGTTGTATTTTTAATTGCTAAAAATGTAAAACCAACAAGAGATTTATTTGCAAAAGATTCAGCTTGGTCTTTATTCCCTATTTTTGCATTTATTCTAATGGGGATAGATGGTGAAATAAACTTTGTTGATGGTCTTTTATTTCTAGCACTTATGGCTGGATATTTAATGTTCTTAATCTCTAGTAATGCAATGGAAGAAATAGATGAAGATATAGCAAAAGAAAAGTTTGCATGGGGAAAAACTGCCTTACTATTAGCAGTTGGATTTATTTTTGTTGTTGTAGGTGCTGATTTTGCAATAGATAGTGCTTCAAATATTGCAAGAAGTTTTGGTATTTCAGAATGGGTTATTGGATTATTTTTAATTGCATTTGGTACATCATTACCTGAACTTACTATTTCGATTAAATCAGCTCTTAACAATAACACTGATTTAGCAATTGGTAATATTATTGGTTCAAATGTTGCGAACTTTACTATGGTTTTAGGATTATCGTCAT from Poseidonibacter antarcticus includes:
- a CDS encoding thioesterase family protein; this encodes MALEIGTQDKIEFKVKQSDLASNLNISPDDGFPDVFATARMVALMECSAAKILIPFLKEGELSVGVGVNIIHLAPTLEGDTAISTATFEGMEGKLYKFSIEVVDSAGKVGTGTHTRAIVSNERLMSGAKKRIETLN
- the ybeY gene encoding rRNA maturation RNase YbeY — protein: MIDIENNTSFDVPTSLIEDIASSLTQKDIELIIVHNDEIRELNSEHRNINKATDVLSFPLEFDMPNMPLGSIVISLDFVEEKAKEYKHTDKEEFCLLFIHGILHLLGYDHEVDNGEHRTKEEELIKQFNLPDSLIVRNS
- a CDS encoding calcium/sodium antiporter encodes the protein MDIFIFIVSMAALIYGADFIIEQSEKIALHYKISSFVIGATLVALGTSLPEMAVSMSASIKGSGDIAVANVIGSTIFNISLVLGVVFLIAKNVKPTRDLFAKDSAWSLFPIFAFILMGIDGEINFVDGLLFLALMAGYLMFLISSNAMEEIDEDIAKEKFAWGKTALLLAVGFIFVVVGADFAIDSASNIARSFGISEWVIGLFLIAFGTSLPELTISIKSALNNNTDLAIGNIIGSNVANFTMVLGLSSLINPLNVDLSANLFDITAAVIASVMLVFITANKLYNKSAGIALMVILALVVQNSLA